From the genome of Triticum aestivum cultivar Chinese Spring chromosome 3B, IWGSC CS RefSeq v2.1, whole genome shotgun sequence, one region includes:
- the LOC123070023 gene encoding single myb histone 2 yields the protein MGAPKQRWTSEEEAALKAGVAKHGPGKWRTILRDTDFSAVLRLRSNVDLKDKWRNLSVTAGGYGSREKARMALKQGKRVPKVNIEPMDVDADNLDNVHDTVIDAKPLAVVVEPSQRECSSEKSVARLDDLILEAIKKLKESSGSNKTAIASYIEEQYWPPADFQRLLSTKLKALVATGKLMKSNQKYRIAPSSVSLGGRSTKVHSTEDDKQNICIRQLTKPQVDAELDMMTHMNKEEAAAFAAKAVAEAEVANAEAEEAARAAEAAEAEAEAAKAFLDAVMLTVQNKNAASAILRAC from the exons ATGGGTGCGCCGAAGCAGAGGTGGACGTCGGAGGAGGAAGCCGCGCTCAAGGCCGGCGTGGCCAAGCACGGGCCGGGAAAGTGGCGGACCATCCTCCGCGACACGGACTTCAGCGCCGTCCTGCGCCTCCGATCCAATGTTGACCTCAAG GACAAGTGGCGCAACTTGAGTGTTACTGCTGGAGGATATGGCTCAAGAGAAAAGGCAAGAATGGCGTTGAAGCAAGGCAAGCGTGTTCCCAAGGTTAACATTGAACCAATGGACGTTGATGCAGATAATCTGGACAATGTTCATGATACAGTCATTGATGCAAAACCATTGGCAGTGGTTGTTGAACCCAGCCAGCGTGAATGCAGTTCAGAGAAGTCAGTTGCTAG GCTTGATGATCTCATATTGGAAGCTATAAAGAAGCTTAAGGAGTCTTCCGGATCAAATAAAACGGCCATCGCTTCATACATTGAG GAGCAATACTGGCCACCTGCTGATTTTCAACGCTTACTATCAACAAAATTGAAGGCACTGGTTGCTACTGGAAAATTGATGAAG TCCAACCAAAAATACAGAATTGCACCGAGTTCAGTCTCGTTAGGTGGAAGGAGCACCAAGGTGCACTCAACAGAAGACGACAAACAAAATATTTGTATTAGACAACTAACTAAGCCTCAAGTGGATGCTGAACTGGATATGATGACACACATGAATAAGGAAGAGGCAGCAGCATTTGCTGCCAAGGCAGTTGCTGAGGCAGAAGTTGCCAATGCGGAGGCTGAAGAAGCAGCAAGGGCTGCAGAAGCTGCAGAAGCTGAGGCTGAAGCTGCAAAGGCTTTTCTCGATGCCGTCATGTTGACTGTGCAAAACAAAAATGCTGCCTCTGCG ATTCTTCGAGCTTGCTGA
- the LOC123070022 gene encoding protein PIGMENT DEFECTIVE 338, chloroplastic: protein MLPPSCRLLPLISSPPPTHSLHVAKTLIPRQTHAWARARPVAPTMSAQLDAALSAGFVRLLNAGQEDADCGGGHYDPKSGDYAVGIVVSGTEARLDVAVGADRLATLLTKELLPLCRAELPTGGAKPAPPRPGSVGVLEASPVDEETQNQKRGARTLVPPGTVVFAEVLGRTLSGRPLLSARRLFRRLSWHRARQIMQLDEPIEVKIYEWNTGGLLTRIEGLRAFLPKFELMDRISTFTDLKNNVSRSICVCIIRLDEETNDLIVSEKKAWEMTYLKEGALLKGNVHKIFPYGAQVRITGTNRSGLLHISNISQGRVLSVSDILNVDDELKVLVIKSNVSDKIALSIADLESAPGLFLSNKAKVFSEAEEMAKRYREQLPVVSRNTKLDYDLPEETIPVDNEATLYANWKWFKFLRHAKSGDGNDRT from the exons ATGCTGCCGCCGTCTTGCCGCCTGCTCCCTCTCATCTCGTCGCCGCCTCCTACGCACTCCCTGCACGTCGCCAAAACTCTCATACCCAGGCAGACCCATGCCTGGGCCCGCGCCCGACCCGTTGCCCCCACCATGTCCGCTCAGCTAGATGCCGCCCTCTCCGCCGGCTTCGTCCGCCTCCTCAACGCCGGGCAGGAGGACGCGGACTGCGGCGGCGGGCACTACGATCCGAAGTCGGGGGACTACGCCGTCGGGATCGTTGTCTCCGGCACCGAGGCTCGCCTCGACGTTGCCGTTGGCGCCGACCGCCTCGCTACGCTCCTCACCAAGGAGCTCCTCCCGCTTTGCCGCGCGGAGCTCCCTACTGGAGGTGCTAAACCGGCTCCGCCTCGGCCAGGgagcgtgggcgtcttggaggccTCCCCCGTGGATGAAGAGACCCAAAATCAGAAGCGCGGGGCCAGGACGCTGGTGCCGCCGGGCACGGTGGTCTTCGCGGAGGTGCTCGGGCGCACACTGAGCGGGCGGCCGCTCCTGTCGGCGAGGCGGCTCTTCCGACGCCTCTCGTGGCACCGGGCAAGGCAG ATTATGCAACTCGACGAGCCAATTGAGGTTAAAATTTACGAATGGAATACTGGAGGACTGCTCACAAGAATTGAG GGTCTGAGAGCATTCCTTCCCAAATTTGAGCTCATGGACAGGATAAGTACGTTTACAGACTTGAAAAACAAC GTTAGTCGCAGCATATGTGTGTGCATTATAAGGCTAGACGAAGAAACTAATGACCTCATAGTTAGCGAGAAGAAAGCATGG GAAATGACATATCTTAAAGAAGGAGCTCTTCTAAAAGGGAATGTACACAAGATTTTTCCATATGGTGCGCAAGTTAGGATAACTGGGACCAACAGAAG TGGATTACTGCACATCTCCAACATTAGTCAAGGTCGTGTCTTGTCAGTAAGTGACATCCTAAACGTAGACGACGAGCTGAAAGTTCTGGTGATCAAGTCAAATGTTTCTGACAAAATTGCACTCAG CATAGCAGACCTGGAGAGTGCTCCTGGTTTATTTCTGTCAAATAAAGCG AAGGTGTTTTCAGAAGCTGAGGAAATGGCAAAGAGGTACCGGGAGCAGCTTCCAGTTGTCTCTCGGAACACTAAATTAGATTATGACCTTCCAGAGGAAACTATTCCGGTTGATAATGAAGCGACACTTTATGCAAACTGGAAATGGTTCAAATTTCTGAGGCATGCCAAATCTGGTGACGGAAATGATAGAACATAA